TATTCGTATTCAGACAATCCCAGCCCATCTGggtccttttcttttttaaaaaacaaatttaaaagaaatttggTGTTCTCCAATTTCTCTATCTGTCAGAAAATCGCCATTAACGAAGCGAAGATGCTTTTCGAATGGAGAAAAGCTATATATATTATAGAATGTTGAAAATGGCGGATACTGTGTAGAAATATTTatgggtttttgtttttgaagaGAATGGTTCGTTCTGTTTTGTAAGGACATGCAGAGTGTTCGAAGCAGAGGAAGAAGAAGTTAAGTGTTAAGTTAAGAAGCTctgttgaattttttttgttttgtttttgccCTAATACGACAATCCCAATACGTACAAACGCACGTATTCTTCTACCAAAACGACACTCCAAAACATTCCGTTGATCTGGCTGTTTTCCTTTCCCTTTCTTCCTCTCAATGTTATTAGCGGCTTTTGTTGCTTCATTTCTCCTCGCTTCGACCTCTTTTCTTCTGTCGGCGCCGCCCATTACGGCGGAGAATTTCAAACCCGCCACCTTAGAGTACCAGAAACTGAATAACGTTAAAGCCTACTTAAAGAACATCAATAAACCCCCCATCAAGATAATTCAGGCAAGTTTTGTCTTCTTTTATGAAACTTTGAGGATTTGCGGTTTgctaatttttcttcttttgcagAGCCCAGATGGAGATTTAATTGATTGTGTGCTTTCTCATCTTCAACCTGCTTTTGATCACCATAAGCTCAAAGGACAATTGCCATTGGTAACTTGATTTAtctgtaattttattttattgtaaacagagagagagagagagagagagaaagagacagaaattatatttcaattttcAGGATCCACCAGAGAGGCCAAGAGGTTACAACTCCTCAGCTGATTCTGTTGCTGAGAGCTTCCAGCTATGGCGGCAGACTGGTGAATCATGTCCTGAAGGAACTGTTCCCATTAGAAGAACAACAGAACAAGACATTTTAAGAGCAAGTTCTGTTCAAAGATTTGGAAGAAAGCCTTTAAAATCTATCAGAAGGGATTCAACAGGCAGTGGCCATGAGGTCAGTAGTTTGTTCTTCTTCAAATTCATTTAGTTTAAGAATTAATGCCGTGAGATGGATTTGGTtgtttgttgtttgttgtttGATCTGGGAATCAAGACAAAACTGTCTtgtcattttgttttttttttccaaatgaTTTAATACATCTGTAGTTCGTCCATTGAAAAGGGTAGCTAAATTTCGACCATTATTGGCTGAACCTACACTACACCAAATTACATCCTTTCTTCTTCAGGGAAAGATCAAATAATTGAGGGAATATGAAAGGGCTTGAAAGTTCATAAGTTTGTGGTcaattttcttgacagttttactTTCCATTTCTTATAGCATGCTGTTGTGTTTGTTAATGGAGAACAATACTATGGAGCAAAAGCGAACATAAATGTTTGGGCACCTCATGTGAGTGATCAATATGAGTTCAGCTTGTCTCAAATTTGGGTTATTTCAGGATCATTCAATCATGATTTGAACACCATCGAAGCTGGCTGGCAGGCATGTTTTTattattctctctttctcttttcctctttcaaTTTGCATTCGTTTGTTTGTGCTGAAAATTTCTGCGAATTTTGTTTATGATGATTTCTTCAGGTTAGTCCTGAGTTATATGGAGATAATTATCCTAGATTCTTCACATATTGGACAGTAAGTTTTACTTTACTGTAAATTTTCTAAAACTTGaaggaaaatggaaagaaaagtTTAGTTTTTGAACCTTGTTTCTTTCTCCATCTCTTGTGTTTTTCAGACAGATGCATACCAAGCAACAGGTTGTTACAA
The sequence above is drawn from the Cucumis melo cultivar AY chromosome 2, USDA_Cmelo_AY_1.0, whole genome shotgun sequence genome and encodes:
- the LOC103502395 gene encoding uncharacterized protein LOC103502395, which codes for MLLAAFVASFLLASTSFLLSAPPITAENFKPATLEYQKLNNVKAYLKNINKPPIKIIQSPDGDLIDCVLSHLQPAFDHHKLKGQLPLDPPERPRGYNSSADSVAESFQLWRQTGESCPEGTVPIRRTTEQDILRASSVQRFGRKPLKSIRRDSTGSGHEHAVVFVNGEQYYGAKANINVWAPHVSDQYEFSLSQIWVISGSFNHDLNTIEAGWQVSPELYGDNYPRFFTYWTTDAYQATGCYNLLCSGFVQTNNKIAIGAAISPRSYYNGRQFDVGLMIWKDPRHGNWWLEIGQGLLVGYWPAFLFSHLGSHASMIQFGGEIVNTRSTGFHTSTQMGSGHFAEEGYGKASYFRNLQIIDWDNSLLPVSNLHLLADHPNCYDIRQGKNKLWGNYFYYGGPGRNVHCP